The sequence CTGCTTGAATGCCGCTTCAGTTTCATATTTCTTTGTTTTTGGATCGTAGATCAAGTTAGCGGCAGCCGGTTCAGTATTCCCCTGCGGGTTGGCAATCACACCATAATGGGAAGCATAGGTATGTGCGCCGATCTCAATCAGTCGCGATTTAGACATTTCGGCGATCTCTTTCCAGGTCAGGAAACGATCGCGGTCCGTGCTTAACCCCCCAAAATCCACCTTTTTATTGGGTGGCGTATCTATCCAAGTCCCCACAGGGGCCAGCACCGCACTCATATTATTGGCTTCTAACAACGGATAAACACGGGTGTAAAAACTGCTGTAACCATCATCAAAGGTCAGCAAAACCGCTTTATTGGGTAAGGGTGTGCCCCCATTACGGGCGGCCAGAATTTGATCGACAGAAACCACGTTGTAGCGGTTATCCTTCAACCACGCCAGTTGCTCACTTAATGCACTGCTTCTTACCGATAAATAACGTTGGTCGGCTGAATCATCTTCAACATCATGATAAGCAATGACTACGAAGGTATTCTTCTGCCACGGCCTTTCACTCTGCGGTAATGGACGATCGGCCGGTGGAACGAATACGGGTTTTTCTGCATAACACACGGAGGCCAGTAGCGTTATCATTCCTACTACGAGTATCCGGATAAAAAATAGTATCTTCGCCATAGCGCTGATCCCTTAGAAACGGTAATTCAAATCGAAAGCGAGCGAGAGGTCGTGCTCACGGACACCATCATAAGGGCGTTTGTCATAGGTCACTGCCACACCAGCATCGACCACATCATTCCATTGAATACGTTGCCCATAACCTGCCGTGGTGACCAGACCATTACCGTAGTTTTTCTCCCAGTAGCCGCCCACACCGAGCTGTATTTGTTGACTCCAGACCGTTTTATAGTGGCGATACATGATGTGATTGAGAGTCACAGCAGGTAGGTAGGTGAAATCACGTTTTGGGTTATAGTAAATCACGTCTTCTTTGGTATTGGTGCTGGCGGCCAATCCTAGATTGAAGTCTGCTGTCAGGTACGGCCCAGTCCAGATACGCTGACGTCCGTTAAGCTCGTATTCCCACCGCTTGTTGCCGTCAGAGTAATCAGACGGCGTGACATTAAATTCAAGATCACGCCGATCATCAGCCTTCCACAAGACAAAAGCAGAGGCGCTGTTGGAGCTAATATTGTTTTTCATGGCGCGCAATGGAGTCTCTTTCGCCAATCTTTCGACCTGACCGCCGACCCGCCAGTGATCATTAAAATCGTACCAAGTGGCTAACCGAGCACCGGTTTTGTTACCGAAACCGTAATTCTGATTATTCACTTCGGCCTCGACCCAGTGATCACGAGAGGTCCACTCTCCGCCCAAACGCATCACGCGATTAATACCAGTACCTTCTTCAAACTGGGCATTGTTATAGCTGCCACCACCAAATACACGCCAGTTTTCGGCTATCGGTGGGCTGTACAGCAAGGTTTCAATGCCATAATCCTTGTTACCGCTGACTGGGCTATTGGAGGAGAGCGTACGGTTACCACTCACACGCAGTTCATACATATTGTGTACTTTGCGCTGCCGATCTAATTCCTGAGACGGAACATCTTCTGGGGAGCGGGTAATCACATCATCGGTCAACAACTCCATCTGATGCCACTCCTGCAAATCCATCGCCGTTTCAGCTTGGGCGCGCTCCAAAATCAGGCTGCGTGGTGCCAATGACTCCACCGCTTTCAGCTCTTGTTCAGCTTTACGTGGTAAGTCTCTGGCCAGATAAACACTGGCTAAAGCGATACGTAAATTCTGGTTTGCAGGCGCGGTGCTGGATAATGTTTCCAGCTTTTTCTGTGCTGCGGGCAGATCATTAAGCGCCACCAAAGACTGAACCAGCAGCGTCTGACCCTCCATCCAATCGTCATTGGGTTCTTTGCCCGGCAGACCATAAACCCCTACTTGATACGGGGTCTGCTCGCTGTAGTTCTTAGCGAATTGATGCGCCTTATCCAATTGCTCACTTTCATTCAGCGAGTAATAGAGATCATCGGCATCAAGTAAGTCATCACTGTTTCGGAAAGTTTTGCCATCGGCGTAATACAAACTGGTCAAGATCGGCGCTGCTTTTTCTGGCATCCGACGATCGACATAAGCAGAGGCGGCCCAGCGACGGGCATAATCCGGCATTTTGTAGCCTTCAGCTTCCATCGCTTCATATTCTTTAATCAGCTCGACGGTATTACGGCGTACCAATAATGCACCGAGCCTATCAATACGCGCGCGCTGATAATCCGCCTGCGCGTCGGGATCTTTGCTCCAACGCGTTAACAGATCCTGATAATCTGCCAGCGCCTGATCAGCAATGTAAAAACGCTCAGTTTCACTGCGCGTTGGCATCACGGCCATACGAACCTGTTCCGCTGCCGCATCTCTCTCAAGTTGCCTATACTGTTCAGCCGTGACGAGTTTCGGATTCTCTTTTGCCAGTTGTAGTGCAGGATCAGCAATGCGGTTTCTTTGCAGTATCTCAAGGTGATTTTTTAAGACTTCCTCAGATTCAGGCGCTAATCGCACTGCCTCACTGGAAGCCTGCAACGCATCATAATTGCGGTTGGTTGCGCGGCTCAGATAAGAGAGTGTCATATAATTTTTGGCGGAGGGGTCACGCTCAGCTAACTCTTTTGCCTTTTGTAAAGCCTCACCGCCACGCCCTGAATCAGCCTGCGTCATGATCATACCGGTGATAAGGTCAGGGTTAGTCGGGTCTTTCTTCAAGCTGCTTTGCCACAGTGCCAAAGCTTGATCCCAACGTTTTTCATTGCGATAAGCACGCGCCGCAGCGGCTAGCCCCCGCGAGGAGAGATTCACGGAAGAGTGATATTTTTCGTAAACATCGATCACTTCTTGATTACGCCCTGCCCAACCGGCTATTTGTAGCCAGTCGTCAACTTGACCACTATTAAGCGGGCCTGCTTTAGATTCTTTTTGTAAATAGTCAAGGACCGGCGCAGTATCCCCCGCTCTGGCTTTGATGATTAATGAATCATACTGTGTTTCTGCCATGACTGGATTAACTGAAAGGCCGGAAATTAATAGCGCTAATAAAGTAATTCTGTGCCGTTGCAACGGACGCAGTAGTGTCGTAAATGCGTTATACATTATATAACCCTTAAGCCAGCAACTTGTTTGATGATCAAGAAAAGCTACTTCACGAACATCCATTTTTCATTATTGAATTACGATGAAATGAAGTCCTTGGAATGTATTACAGCATGTTACATAGGATAGTTGAAAGAAAATACTGTTGTCGAATTATTATAGAATATTGTTATTCCAGCGATTAATAGAGGTGAAAACGTGATATGTGCGTTAGTTTAGGGGCGATCAAGATTAATCCTAGTTAAAAACACCTAACAACTCCAGAAAATAGAGATAAAATATTTTCACTCGGTGCATAGCGCGATACAGTATCCTGCACGAGGGCAGTATGGTTTGATTTTTGGGCTGTTTCATCGGCTTTTTTATTGCTTTAAATTTTGAATGTCTAAAATATTCTTTATATTAATAATCGTCAAAAAAATAGTATGATTTGGAATGTCGATTATCACTTCCGTTATCATTATTAATAGAACCATTTCAAAATTATAAATAACCAATGGAATGTAAATAACAAGAGCGCTAAAGCACCTTTGTGCTTTAACACTCTATTCTATATGAATAATATTATTATTTTATGCAAATCTGTGACAAATGACTTTCGAGAAAAAAACTTGGTTAAAAAACTGAAGCATTGACTGCCAAAGATGAATGCCATTCACATCAAGTCAGATATTGTGCAAAAATTAAGGGCAACGCAGTAAGTCGCGTTTAAGTTTACTTAAAAACTCAAAACCGTTATTGGTAATGAGAATCATATCCTCCAACATAATTGCGCCAATACCGATACCGTAATAGGGTGTCTCGAGGCTTAATACCATTCCTGGGCGAAACGTTTCAGTTGCCAAAGTACTGACAAAAGGCGCTTCTTCTAGCCCTAAAAATACCCCGTCGCCATGCCCAAGATGACCACGATTATAATGCGGTAAACCTGACTTTTTGATGACATCCATGGTGGAGTCAAATACATCTTTTAATTTCACCCCAGGTGCAACCATCGATAACATATGTTCATGGCCGATTCGAATGGTGTCATAGATCTGTTGAGTTAGTGGGTCCGGCTCGCCTAGTACAAATGTTCTGGCCAGATCAGCACCATAGCCCGCAACATCGACACCGCAGTCAAATTTAATGAGGTCACCATACTTTGCTGGCGTCTCATCCGCGATAATCTTAGGTGAGAAGTTGTCGCCAACAGAAATAAGATTGAAACGCGAGAAGTTCGTTTCTGGGAAGGTCATCACCGCAGCTTTAAATGCGGCGGTCAATTCTGCGGCAGTACAACCGACACGGATTTTTTTAGCTGCACAGGTAATACCATATTCGGTAATTTCAGCGCTTTTTCGCAGGTGTTCAATCTCCCACGGGCTTTTGATCACTCTGATTTCATTAAACAGCGGGGTTGAATCAACCCATTTTAACCCTGGAGCCACTTTGTCCAGCACACTTTTACCACCGTTGGACATCGCATTTAATTCGATGGCAATCGTCTTATCCATTACGTGGGCCTTTTCAAGCGCCGCTTTAACTAAACCGAAAACGGCTTCAATCGGCGGACCAATCGGGCGCTCACGTTTGTTCTGATGATTGAGGGGATTGCGTGGATCATCGACATCAACCCATACAGGGAAGGTTTTCAGCTCCACATTGGGCATATCAAAGTGTGTGCTGGCAGCCTCAAATTCATTCATGATGATTTGCGAAGGTATTGTCGCATCACGGAACATAATCGCAACAGCCGCGCCAGTATGTCGGAAGGTATACATAAAGAAGCTGGCAAACCCGGTGAGATAATAAAAATTATCACACACGGTGACCACCAAGGCCTCTATCCCCTCTCGTTCCATTACCTTGCGGGCGTTATGACTGACCACCTCTAAATGCGCAATTTTTTCGTTATTCACCGAGACTTCCTTCATCACTTTCTTGATCTGTAGGTTGAATCATATACCCAAAATCAGTGAAGTTGCAGGTAGGCAGTCATTATGGGCGAGATTCTAGTGGGTAATCGAGGCAATTGCCGACGCCCGGAAGCTTATTACATCGGTAGTCAGTATCTTACGTCGGCGGTAAGTGTTGTTCGATGCGGTAATTACGGTTTCTTTGCCAGCAAAGTGGCAAAACGTAATTTTATCCGATTACCTTGCGCATCAGTCTTATGTAATTGCCCAACATCTTCGTTGTACTTAATCACTTCCCAATCTTTATAGTACTGGCTTAACTCACCTGACTTTAATGTAAAGGAGAATGGCACAGTACAAGGAAAGTCATCAGTTGACATGGCGGAGATGATCAGATTATAACCACCGGGCAAAGTACACTCTTGCATATTATTAATAAGATGCGGAATTCTTTCCGGTTGCAGGAACATAAGCACGACAGTCGAAAGAATAAAATCGTAACGGTTGTCCAAACTGGCTTCGTTGATGTTGTAAGTGCTGGCAGTTATATTTTGCAGTTCTTCCTGCGCAATGATCTGCTGCAAGTTCCCTATACTATCCGTATTTTTATCCACCGCCGTAACATCAAAACCTAATAAATTCAGGTATAACGAGTTGCGGCCAGAACCACAGCCTAAATCTAATGCTTTTCCCGGTTGAACCCACTTTACCGCTTCAATCACTTCGGAATGTGTCGGGGTTAGATTGTATTTCTTATGGTAAAAATCTTCCGCTGAACAGTAAAAACTCAGTTGGCATTGCAGATCATCTGAACATGCAGCAATACGATGCCAGACTTGTGGCTCAATAAAAGGCGGTTGATGTTCACTTGAAAATGAGTGCCTTTCCAGTGTATTTCCTGCTTCGTCCAGAATCAGAAAATCCATCTCGCCGCTGAGAATGGTGAGTTTGGCCCAAGTGCCTGCTTTGGTATTGTGTTTCTCTCGAAACATCGCTGGCACGCCAGCACTGTTCCAGACAGGTAACTGTTTGTAGCAAAGCAGCGCTGATGTATTTCCCATGCTGATATTCCTCAAATAAATTAAAGATGCATTTAATATGCAACATATAATACAGCATTTATGTGACCAAATGAAGCAGCGAAATCACTCATATACAGTGATAACCATCCGCTTATTTAGCACATAAAATCATTTAGATAGCGTTATCGTAGGATGTCATGGGGCTTTAGGCTTGGTTAGTTTTAGGTTTTCAATATGATCAGCGAGCTTTTGGATATCGTCATCTGTCAGATGCGCTTTGGCTTTATTCCCCCTACCGACAATCTTGCCATCGCGCCGCGCAGTCAGACCGTCGACTATTTCATCGCGAGATAAAGAGATCAGCGGAGGGGCTTTATCTAAACCTTTCCGATCAGCCAAACGTCCATGGCAGCTTGAACAGGTTTGTTTATAGATATGCTCACCGTCAGTGGCCGCCTGTGTAGGTATGCTAAATATCATCATGCACAGGGCCAACAACAATATTTTCATATTGCACCCGTCGCCCATTGTTGGAACAACCGAGTCAAATCTTTCTCATTGCGTGCACCCTGATGTAACTCAGTGACTTTGCCGTTGCGATCAATCAGAAAAGAGGTGGGTGTGCCAATCACCTGATAACGTTCCTGCGTAATGCCCAGTTGATCGCGAATGACGGGATAGCTAAGATTGCGCTGCGCCAATACCGGATTGATATCCACCTGATCTGGATCGGTGTTGATGGCCACCACCACAATATCACCCTGATATTGCTGGCTCAGCTTATCCAGTGCCGCCATCTCGGCCAGACATCCCCCACAGCTTGCCGACCAAAAATTGAGGTAGACCTGTTTGCCTTTCCATTTATCGAGTGCGACGGGCTGACCTTGCATATCATAAGCCGCCAATTGAGGGGCAACTTCCCCCACCGCGACCTCTTCTTGTTTGCAGGCGCTAAGTAGCAGTAACAGGCTACATAGGCCAATCGTTTTTAACCCATTACGCCACATGATGACGACTCTCTTCGTTAAGATATCTACCGTGCTGAAGCCGGATGATCCGATCAGCAACACAGCCTAGGTCTGGATTATGGGTGACCATGACGATGGTTCTGCCTTGGCGATGAATATGGTTTAACAGATCCAAGACCCGCTGTTCATTCTCTTCATCAAGGTTGCCGGTAGGTTCATCGGCAAAAATGATCGGGGGCTGATTGACTAATGCCCGCGCAATGCATACCCGCTGTTGCTCCCCCCCGGAAAGCTGGCTGGGCAAGTGATCCATACGCGGCGTCATCCCAACTTGCTCCAAAACTTGCCGCGCTGCCTCTTCATCCACCACGCTGTGGTAATGCTGCGCTAACATAATGTTTTCTAATGCTGTCAGGTAAGGGATAAGGTGAAATTGCTGGAAAACCAGCCCTATCTTGTCTGCCCGAAACTTCCTGCGGCCCTCTTCATCCAACCCTGCGGCATCAATACCATCGAGCAATACCTGCCCTTCGGTTACCGTGTCCAGGCAAGTCAGAATATTCATCAGTGTGGTTTTGCCAGAGCCTGAAGCCCCCATAATCGCCACAAATTCACCGCGATTGATGCGAATATTAATATCTTCCAGCGCCGTAACTTGCCCGAAACGCTTATATAAGTGCCGGGTTTCAATGACGGCATCCGTAACGTATTCAGGTTTCACCTGTGTTAGTGACGATGTCATTTGCTACTCTCCTTTCAGGACTTTAGCGGGTTCAATATGAATAGCCCGGCGGGTGGGAACAATTGCCGCGACAGCGGCGACTAACAATGACAATACCAGTGTCAGCGGTAATACCGGCGCACGTAAGGCTATTGACGCGCTGAATACGGTCTGCCCCAAGACTTGCGCCAATACATACCCTAGCAGAGCACCACAGACGGCGGCCGCCAGCGAGATAATCAGCGTTTCGGTCAGCATCTGGCGAATAATATCGCCCCCACTGGCACCCAGTGCTTTTTGTAAGGCGAACTCTTTTGAGCGCTCACCCACAATCGCCATCAGAGTGGTATTAACGCATAGAGAGGACAGAATAAGAATCACGACCGAAACCAGCCCCATTAGCCCTTTTATTTTATCGAGCACCTGCCCTTCAGAGGCGGAGACTTTCCGAATCGGCCGGATTTCAAGATCGGGATATTGTTCACGCAGATGGCTGGCAAAAGTTTCGACCTGCCCCACATCATTGCTGACACTCAGTAGTGCGTTGCTGATCTGGCCCGGTTGATTGAGCCATTTCTGTGCCAGTTCCAAATTAACGATCAGCATATTATCGGTGGCATCGCCAGCCTCAACAATACCTTTGATTTGCAGCCGCTGCCGCGCACCTTCACTCACTAGGGTGAGGGTATCGCCCACCTTGACGTGCAGGCGCTCCGCCAGTTTGACGCCGATCATGGCGTTGCGATCATCAAAACTGACACCAATCCAATTGCCCGTCACTTGCCAGTAAGGCACCAGTTGTTGCAAGGATTCAAACCACACGCCCATCAATACTACTTTTTCTAGTTCGGTACGTGCCATGCCATAAATGTAGGGGCTGGAGGCGTTGATCAGCCCTTTCGGGGCAGCATCAATGATGGGCTGAAATCGCTCTTGCTCAAATGCACTGCCATGCCCTGGGCCGATATAGAAATTCGCGCCGAAAGTGCGTAACTCTTGGCTCATCTTGGCATTGATATCGAAATAGACGGCCGACATGGCGGTGACAATCGCCGCACCGACGGTCAGCGCCGCAAACACCACACTGACCCGCTGCATACGCAGGCGCAAGGCACGTAATACCAACCGCCAAAACATGCTATGACTGCCTTTATGTTGCACTGCTGGAGGATTAACGGCCATAGAGTACCTCCACCGGATACAGGCTAGCGATGCGCCGTGCGGGGAACCAAGTACCAATGACCGCAATCAAAATAGAGATCACCAACACACAAGGCACCACCATCCAAGCGAAGCTCAATGGAGCACCAAAAAGCATCAGGCCAATGGTTTTTGCCAACCCCCACCCAGCCAGACAACCGGCTAGCCCTCCAATCAACCCACTGATGGCGGCTTCAAGATAGAACAACATCAGAATTTGCCACTGACGCGCCCCCAATGCTTTCATCAAACCAATCTCTTTAGCCCGTTCCATTATCGTGCTGGTCATCAGTGAGGCGATGCCCATGGCAGCCGCAATCAACGCGGCCAATGTGACGACGCCCAGCAGCAGTTGTATTTTTTCAATCACCACCCCCTCAGATGCTGCAACCTGCCAGATAGGCCGAACGACTGAACCGGAGATCGCCTCCTCGAGTTGGTGAGCAATGGAAGAAACATAGGCGGTGCAATACCACAAGTCATACTCCTCGGCATTGAGGGCTTCAAGATTTTCACGCGCTTTGCGTGACAACTCATTTTCCGGCACGGTCAGCGCCGAAACCCGTACTGCCTGAATCTTCCCTGGCAAACCCAGTAATGATTGCACTGCCACCAGAGGCAACACCAGACGGCTCTCTTCTTCGCCCCCACTGCTCAACACGCCGCTTATCTTCACCGTCAACGGGCCAGAAACGCCGTTTAGATGCAGCTCATCGCCTATTTTCCAGCCAGTGTGTTGTGCCAATTGCTTACCCAGTAGAGCCTGAAGCTCTTGAGCATCGGCTTTGACTGGCTCGCTCGGCCAGTCACCATTAACCTGCCAATAGGGGCTGATTATTTGCTGACCCGTGTGATAATCCTCTTCATCAGGCACATCAACTGGCTGATTAAAATAGGTGCCTAGTAGTGGAATAGTCAGTCCGTTAACGTCAGTTTCACCGCTGAGCAGTGGGGCAAAACCGACAATATTGTTGCGCCAAAAAATGTCTTTAATATTGGGTAACTCGGCTTGATCCAAAAAATCCTGCCCACTCAGGGGATGACTTTTCTCGCCAAACAGTGACGGCAATGCCACCTGACCGGCGGGTTCAATCAGAATATTGGCACCATAAGATTTCAGCTCACGGGACATTTTATCGCCAATATCTATCGACACCGCCAAAAGCGAAGAGATTAGCCCTGCGGCAAGGAATACCGTAAAGACGGCCAACGACTTACGCCGGACATTCCTGAACCAAGATTGCTTGAGCATACGCCACAACATAATTATGGGTTCTCCTGAGTATCACTCTCTTCACTGCTGATAACTGGTGTGACAAATTGCTCTGGATGATCGCGGAAACGGTTGTAATTCGCCTCAGATGAGAAGAAGTAGGTTTTATCACCGTAGCTGTACTTAAATTCGGCTTTTTGATTAGTGAGGTGCGTTTTATCGACCGGATCAATCACATCTAATGTCACGACCGTCG comes from Yersinia mollaretii ATCC 43969 and encodes:
- a CDS encoding ABC transporter permease, which encodes MLWRMLKQSWFRNVRRKSLAVFTVFLAAGLISSLLAVSIDIGDKMSRELKSYGANILIEPAGQVALPSLFGEKSHPLSGQDFLDQAELPNIKDIFWRNNIVGFAPLLSGETDVNGLTIPLLGTYFNQPVDVPDEEDYHTGQQIISPYWQVNGDWPSEPVKADAQELQALLGKQLAQHTGWKIGDELHLNGVSGPLTVKISGVLSSGGEEESRLVLPLVAVQSLLGLPGKIQAVRVSALTVPENELSRKARENLEALNAEEYDLWYCTAYVSSIAHQLEEAISGSVVRPIWQVAASEGVVIEKIQLLLGVVTLAALIAAAMGIASLMTSTIMERAKEIGLMKALGARQWQILMLFYLEAAISGLIGGLAGCLAGWGLAKTIGLMLFGAPLSFAWMVVPCVLVISILIAVIGTWFPARRIASLYPVEVLYGR
- a CDS encoding M24 family metallopeptidase, producing MNNEKIAHLEVVSHNARKVMEREGIEALVVTVCDNFYYLTGFASFFMYTFRHTGAAVAIMFRDATIPSQIIMNEFEAASTHFDMPNVELKTFPVWVDVDDPRNPLNHQNKRERPIGPPIEAVFGLVKAALEKAHVMDKTIAIELNAMSNGGKSVLDKVAPGLKWVDSTPLFNEIRVIKSPWEIEHLRKSAEITEYGITCAAKKIRVGCTAAELTAAFKAAVMTFPETNFSRFNLISVGDNFSPKIIADETPAKYGDLIKFDCGVDVAGYGADLARTFVLGEPDPLTQQIYDTIRIGHEHMLSMVAPGVKLKDVFDSTMDVIKKSGLPHYNRGHLGHGDGVFLGLEEAPFVSTLATETFRPGMVLSLETPYYGIGIGAIMLEDMILITNNGFEFLSKLKRDLLRCP
- the tehB gene encoding SAM-dependent methyltransferase TehB, producing the protein MGNTSALLCYKQLPVWNSAGVPAMFREKHNTKAGTWAKLTILSGEMDFLILDEAGNTLERHSFSSEHQPPFIEPQVWHRIAACSDDLQCQLSFYCSAEDFYHKKYNLTPTHSEVIEAVKWVQPGKALDLGCGSGRNSLYLNLLGFDVTAVDKNTDSIGNLQQIIAQEELQNITASTYNINEASLDNRYDFILSTVVLMFLQPERIPHLINNMQECTLPGGYNLIISAMSTDDFPCTVPFSFTLKSGELSQYYKDWEVIKYNEDVGQLHKTDAQGNRIKLRFATLLAKKP
- a CDS encoding ABC transporter ATP-binding protein, with the translated sequence MTSSLTQVKPEYVTDAVIETRHLYKRFGQVTALEDINIRINRGEFVAIMGASGSGKTTLMNILTCLDTVTEGQVLLDGIDAAGLDEEGRRKFRADKIGLVFQQFHLIPYLTALENIMLAQHYHSVVDEEAARQVLEQVGMTPRMDHLPSQLSGGEQQRVCIARALVNQPPIIFADEPTGNLDEENEQRVLDLLNHIHRQGRTIVMVTHNPDLGCVADRIIRLQHGRYLNEESRHHVA
- a CDS encoding ABC transporter permease gives rise to the protein MFWRLVLRALRLRMQRVSVVFAALTVGAAIVTAMSAVYFDINAKMSQELRTFGANFYIGPGHGSAFEQERFQPIIDAAPKGLINASSPYIYGMARTELEKVVLMGVWFESLQQLVPYWQVTGNWIGVSFDDRNAMIGVKLAERLHVKVGDTLTLVSEGARQRLQIKGIVEAGDATDNMLIVNLELAQKWLNQPGQISNALLSVSNDVGQVETFASHLREQYPDLEIRPIRKVSASEGQVLDKIKGLMGLVSVVILILSSLCVNTTLMAIVGERSKEFALQKALGASGGDIIRQMLTETLIISLAAAVCGALLGYVLAQVLGQTVFSASIALRAPVLPLTLVLSLLVAAVAAIVPTRRAIHIEPAKVLKGE
- a CDS encoding TlpA family protein disulfide reductase, with product MWRNGLKTIGLCSLLLLLSACKQEEVAVGEVAPQLAAYDMQGQPVALDKWKGKQVYLNFWSASCGGCLAEMAALDKLSQQYQGDIVVVAINTDPDQVDINPVLAQRNLSYPVIRDQLGITQERYQVIGTPTSFLIDRNGKVTELHQGARNEKDLTRLFQQWATGAI
- the pgaA gene encoding poly-beta-1,6 N-acetyl-D-glucosamine export porin PgaA translates to MYNAFTTLLRPLQRHRITLLALLISGLSVNPVMAETQYDSLIIKARAGDTAPVLDYLQKESKAGPLNSGQVDDWLQIAGWAGRNQEVIDVYEKYHSSVNLSSRGLAAAARAYRNEKRWDQALALWQSSLKKDPTNPDLITGMIMTQADSGRGGEALQKAKELAERDPSAKNYMTLSYLSRATNRNYDALQASSEAVRLAPESEEVLKNHLEILQRNRIADPALQLAKENPKLVTAEQYRQLERDAAAEQVRMAVMPTRSETERFYIADQALADYQDLLTRWSKDPDAQADYQRARIDRLGALLVRRNTVELIKEYEAMEAEGYKMPDYARRWAASAYVDRRMPEKAAPILTSLYYADGKTFRNSDDLLDADDLYYSLNESEQLDKAHQFAKNYSEQTPYQVGVYGLPGKEPNDDWMEGQTLLVQSLVALNDLPAAQKKLETLSSTAPANQNLRIALASVYLARDLPRKAEQELKAVESLAPRSLILERAQAETAMDLQEWHQMELLTDDVITRSPEDVPSQELDRQRKVHNMYELRVSGNRTLSSNSPVSGNKDYGIETLLYSPPIAENWRVFGGGSYNNAQFEEGTGINRVMRLGGEWTSRDHWVEAEVNNQNYGFGNKTGARLATWYDFNDHWRVGGQVERLAKETPLRAMKNNISSNSASAFVLWKADDRRDLEFNVTPSDYSDGNKRWEYELNGRQRIWTGPYLTADFNLGLAASTNTKEDVIYYNPKRDFTYLPAVTLNHIMYRHYKTVWSQQIQLGVGGYWEKNYGNGLVTTAGYGQRIQWNDVVDAGVAVTYDKRPYDGVREHDLSLAFDLNYRF
- a CDS encoding c-type cytochrome, with the translated sequence MKILLLALCMMIFSIPTQAATDGEHIYKQTCSSCHGRLADRKGLDKAPPLISLSRDEIVDGLTARRDGKIVGRGNKAKAHLTDDDIQKLADHIENLKLTKPKAP